A region from the Sutcliffiella horikoshii genome encodes:
- a CDS encoding dicarboxylate/amino acid:cation symporter, which produces MRKFGLLPRIILAIVLGVTVGSFAPEWFVKIFVTFNEIFGNFLGFAIPLIIIAFIAPGIGEIGKGAGKFLGLTASIAYLSTIAAGVLAYFAASTLYPTILKNASLTGTMENPEEALLKPFLELEIPAPFEVMTALIIAFTLGLGMSAIKGEALKTAMIEFRSIIELVISKVIIPLLPIHILGIFANMTYGGQVQTIINVFAKVFVLIILLHLIMLIIQYSVSGAMSRKNPFAMLKSMMAAYFTALGTQSSASTIPVTLERTKKMGVREKTADFTVPLLANIHLSGSTITIVSCAMAIMFINGMDYSLFIVLPFIMMLGVTMIAAPGVPGGAVMAAIGLLQTMLGFDATMVSLMIALYLAQDSFGTACNVTGDGAIANAVDRLTVPK; this is translated from the coding sequence ATGAGAAAATTCGGACTTTTACCTAGAATTATCCTTGCCATTGTATTAGGTGTAACTGTTGGAAGTTTTGCACCTGAATGGTTCGTTAAAATATTCGTTACGTTTAACGAGATCTTCGGAAACTTTTTAGGATTTGCAATTCCATTAATCATTATTGCATTTATTGCGCCTGGTATAGGGGAAATTGGAAAAGGGGCAGGAAAGTTTCTTGGTTTGACTGCATCCATCGCCTATCTGTCTACCATTGCAGCAGGCGTCTTAGCCTATTTCGCTGCCAGTACGTTATACCCGACCATATTAAAGAACGCTAGCCTGACAGGAACAATGGAAAACCCAGAGGAAGCATTATTAAAGCCTTTCTTAGAACTTGAAATTCCAGCACCCTTTGAAGTGATGACTGCCCTGATTATTGCATTTACCCTGGGACTTGGAATGTCCGCAATCAAAGGGGAAGCATTAAAAACAGCAATGATCGAGTTTAGAAGCATTATTGAACTTGTCATCTCCAAAGTGATCATTCCGCTTTTACCTATTCATATTCTTGGTATATTCGCAAACATGACTTACGGAGGGCAGGTTCAAACGATTATCAATGTATTTGCAAAGGTCTTTGTATTGATTATTTTATTACATCTGATCATGCTAATCATTCAATATTCCGTAAGCGGTGCTATGTCTAGAAAAAATCCTTTTGCGATGCTTAAATCTATGATGGCTGCCTATTTTACAGCTCTTGGAACTCAGTCTTCTGCTTCGACCATTCCAGTTACCCTTGAGCGCACTAAGAAAATGGGGGTAAGAGAAAAGACAGCAGATTTTACCGTTCCATTGCTTGCAAACATCCATCTGTCAGGTAGTACGATAACGATTGTTTCGTGTGCGATGGCAATCATGTTTATCAATGGAATGGATTATTCCTTGTTTATCGTCCTTCCTTTCATTATGATGCTTGGTGTTACGATGATAGCTGCCCCTGGCGTACCAGGCGGGGCTGTAATGGCTGCTATCGGTCTGTTACAGACAATGCTTGGATTTGATGCAACAATGGTATCTTTGATGATCGCTCTTTATCTTGCTCAAGATAGTTTCGGAACAGCATGTAATGTTACTGGTGACGGTGCCATTGCAAATGCTGTGGACAGGCTTACTGTCCCTAAATAA
- a CDS encoding H-type small acid-soluble spore protein, translated as MDETRARQILTSSATIEVTFEGTKVWIDSLSEDGKTATVHLRGPGEERTQVAVSDLVELGE; from the coding sequence ATGGATGAAACACGTGCAAGACAAATACTAACCTCTTCCGCAACGATAGAGGTGACCTTTGAAGGAACAAAGGTGTGGATTGATTCACTAAGCGAGGATGGAAAAACGGCGACCGTTCACCTTCGCGGTCCCGGAGAAGAACGTACCCAAGTTGCTGTTTCCGATTTAGTCGAATTAGGAGAATAA
- a CDS encoding atypical membrane-integrating protein (Mistic protein), translated as MKLRKEEKEQLSEAIDQMNESLDRFIEFYNESEDDKPIISFNDEVIQLIEAGKQKYGEEALTQKINSIVKEVLSFISTEDER; from the coding sequence ATGAAGTTAAGGAAGGAAGAAAAAGAACAACTGAGCGAAGCCATTGATCAGATGAATGAAAGCCTGGACAGGTTCATTGAATTTTATAATGAGTCAGAAGACGACAAACCTATCATTTCATTCAATGATGAGGTAATACAATTGATTGAAGCAGGGAAACAGAAATACGGGGAAGAGGCATTAACACAAAAGATTAATTCCATTGTGAAAGAAGTGCTCTCTTTTATTTCCACTGAGGATGAACGGTAG
- a CDS encoding potassium channel family protein — translation MDRIKEQTSLIFRFVHWPLIARILVIIFVINITFGFLIHYIEPAEFPSIFDGIWWAIVTTATLGYGDYVPVTVTGRSLAIILILFGTGFVTTYFVSLAASAIATQNDYLEGKVDYRGSEHIIVIGWNERVRETLRQINSMSNKPLSIVLIDSTLEKNPLHDQNVHFIKGNPCNDQTLLSANVKSAGFVVISADQSKDEVQADMNSVLTLLAVKGLNPDVYTIAEILTSTQVKNAQRAGADEVIQTNMFTSYVMTNSMMSNGMSNTLLNMLDQLKGSKLKYLEVEKDMIGTTFEKLSNQMLQKKILIIGIKRRGDTMVNPPLYTLIQADDCLLVIKD, via the coding sequence ATGGATAGGATCAAGGAACAGACTTCCCTTATATTCAGGTTTGTACATTGGCCTTTAATAGCAAGGATATTAGTCATTATTTTTGTCATAAATATTACTTTCGGATTTCTCATTCATTACATAGAACCAGCTGAGTTCCCCTCTATTTTCGATGGAATATGGTGGGCAATTGTCACTACCGCAACTTTGGGTTATGGAGATTATGTGCCGGTTACTGTTACAGGAAGATCGTTAGCTATTATTCTCATATTATTTGGTACAGGTTTTGTCACTACATATTTTGTATCACTGGCTGCAAGCGCCATCGCAACACAAAATGATTACTTGGAGGGCAAAGTGGATTATCGAGGATCTGAACATATTATCGTCATTGGTTGGAATGAGCGGGTAAGAGAAACTTTAAGGCAAATCAATTCTATGAGCAATAAACCATTATCTATTGTTTTAATTGATTCAACACTTGAGAAAAACCCTCTACATGATCAAAACGTCCATTTTATTAAAGGAAACCCCTGTAATGATCAGACCTTGCTTTCGGCTAATGTAAAGAGTGCCGGTTTTGTTGTCATTTCGGCGGATCAAAGCAAGGATGAAGTTCAAGCGGATATGAACTCTGTGTTAACGCTGCTGGCTGTAAAAGGGTTAAATCCAGATGTGTATACAATCGCGGAGATCTTGACGTCTACACAAGTGAAGAATGCACAACGTGCTGGTGCGGATGAAGTAATTCAAACCAATATGTTTACAAGTTATGTGATGACCAACAGCATGATGTCAAATGGGATGTCCAATACATTGTTAAATATGTTAGATCAGCTGAAAGGCAGCAAACTGAAGTATCTTGAAGTAGAGAAAGATATGATAGGAACAACATTTGAAAAGCTGAGCAACCAGATGCTTCAAAAAAAAATTCTAATCATCGGGATAAAAAGAAGAGGGGACACCATGGTCAACCCTCCTCTTTACACGCTAATACAAGCGGATGACTGTCTGCTTGTCATTAAAGATTAA
- a CDS encoding YugN-like family protein produces the protein MIPIPSKIEGAEFQLYKLEQELKAIGYSIGGNWDYDHGYFDYKIDDEVGYQFLRVPFQSVDGQLDSQGTTVELGRPFLLSHKYQIGIDDNVHVWNRTASFDQFSEPEDPDATFPKEFIELGHTLVHELEAVLGRD, from the coding sequence ATGATTCCTATTCCTTCAAAAATCGAAGGTGCGGAGTTTCAGTTATATAAATTAGAGCAGGAACTAAAAGCCATCGGATATTCCATCGGAGGAAACTGGGACTATGACCACGGCTATTTCGACTACAAAATAGATGATGAAGTCGGATATCAATTCTTGAGAGTCCCATTCCAGTCTGTAGACGGTCAATTGGATTCACAAGGGACCACAGTCGAGCTCGGCAGACCGTTCTTGCTCTCACACAAATACCAGATTGGAATAGATGACAACGTACATGTATGGAACAGAACGGCATCATTTGACCAGTTCTCAGAACCGGAAGATCCAGATGCCACTTTTCCAAAAGAGTTTATTGAGCTTGGTCATACACTTGTACATGAACTAGAAGCAGTGCTTGGCAGAGATTAA
- a CDS encoding glucose-6-phosphate isomerase: MTHIRFDYKKALSFFGEHEITYLRDAVKVAHHSLHEKTGAGNDYLGWIDLPTDYDKEEFARIVKSAEKIKNDSDILLVVGIGGSYLGARAALEMLNHSFYNALSKEQRKTPQVVFVGNNISSTYMRDLMDLLEGKDFSINVISKSGTTTEPALAFRIFRKILEEKYGKEEARKRIYATTDKARGALKTLATEEGYESFIIPDDVGGRYSVLTAVGLLPIAVSGADIEAMMKGAADASRDFSKSELEENPAYQYAAVRNVLYNKGKTIEMLINYEPGLQYFSEWWKQLFGESEGKDQKGIFPASANFSTDLHSMGQYVQEGRRDLFETIIKVDTPRHELTVEEEASDLDGLNYLAGETVDFVNTKAYEGTLLAHTDGGVPNLVVNIPAMDAYTFGYLVYFFEKACAMSGYLLGVNPFDQPGVEAYKVNMFALLGKPGFEEVKAELEKRLK, translated from the coding sequence ATGACACATATTCGCTTTGATTATAAAAAAGCTTTATCCTTTTTTGGCGAACATGAAATTACATACTTACGTGATGCGGTAAAGGTTGCCCATCATTCATTACATGAAAAAACAGGGGCGGGTAATGACTACCTTGGTTGGATTGACCTGCCTACAGATTACGACAAAGAAGAGTTTGCACGAATTGTAAAGAGTGCAGAGAAAATCAAAAACGATTCAGACATTTTGTTAGTAGTAGGTATCGGCGGATCATACCTTGGTGCCCGAGCAGCTCTAGAAATGCTAAATCATTCTTTCTACAACGCTCTATCAAAGGAGCAACGTAAAACTCCTCAGGTTGTGTTTGTTGGGAATAACATCAGTTCTACTTACATGAGAGATCTAATGGACCTTTTAGAAGGAAAAGACTTCTCTATCAACGTGATTTCTAAATCGGGTACCACAACAGAACCAGCATTGGCTTTCCGTATCTTCCGCAAGATCTTAGAAGAAAAATACGGAAAGGAAGAAGCCCGTAAACGCATTTACGCTACAACAGACAAAGCACGTGGAGCCTTGAAAACACTTGCAACCGAAGAAGGCTATGAGTCCTTTATCATTCCGGATGATGTAGGTGGACGCTATTCTGTACTTACAGCAGTAGGGTTATTGCCGATTGCAGTTTCAGGAGCGGATATCGAGGCGATGATGAAAGGTGCAGCAGATGCAAGCCGTGACTTCTCTAAGTCTGAGTTGGAAGAAAACCCAGCTTATCAATATGCAGCCGTTCGTAATGTTCTCTACAACAAAGGAAAAACGATTGAAATGCTGATCAACTATGAACCAGGACTTCAATACTTCTCTGAATGGTGGAAGCAATTATTCGGAGAGAGTGAAGGGAAAGACCAAAAAGGTATCTTCCCAGCGTCTGCCAACTTCTCTACAGACCTTCATTCAATGGGTCAATATGTACAAGAAGGACGTCGAGATCTTTTTGAAACGATTATCAAAGTAGACACTCCTCGTCATGAGTTGACAGTAGAGGAAGAAGCGTCTGATTTGGATGGCCTGAACTACCTTGCAGGGGAAACAGTTGATTTTGTTAATACGAAAGCATACGAAGGGACGCTGCTTGCGCACACGGATGGTGGAGTGCCAAACCTTGTGGTCAATATTCCTGCTATGGACGCATACACATTCGGTTACCTTGTGTACTTCTTTGAAAAAGCATGCGCAATGAGCGGATATCTTCTTGGAGTAAACCCATTTGACCAACCTGGAGTAGAAGCTTACAAAGTAAACATGTTCGCACTTCTAGGCAAACCAGGTTTCGAAGAAGTCAAAGCAGAACTAGAAAAACGATTAAAATAA
- a CDS encoding Na+/H+ antiporter subunit A — protein sequence MSLIHLVILSPFLLAILVPFAHKYFKSIHTGWFVFVLPLVLFIYFLQFLSTTMNGETYTSTMKWIPSIGIDFVVYLDGLGLLFALLITGIGALVVLYSIYYLSKEKEALNTFYVYLLMFMGAMLGVVLSDNLLVMYSFWELTSISSFLLISYWYHREKSRYGAQKSMLITVFGGLAMLAGIILLYLMTGSFSIRENIANVDVITSHELFVPALLLFLLGAFTKSAQFPFHIWLPDAMEAPTPVSAYLHSATMVKAGIYLVARMSPVFAGAPEWFWLVSGFGIVTLFWGSFSAVKQTDLKAILAFSTVSQLGLIMSLLGIGSAAAHYDYIGENAYTIATLAAVFHLINHATFKGSLFMVVGIVDHETGTRDIRKLGGLMNLMPITFTLAIIGAFSMAGLPPFNGFLSKEMFFTGMLQATEISAWNMETLGMIFPVLAWVASVFTFIYSMVLVFKTFTGKYQPEKLDKKPHEAPIGMLIPPIILASLVVIFGFFPMLLKGVIEPALYSILPSNVLSVEVKIYHWHGFNTELFMTIGVILVGVLLYLTVAKWGKIYDWFPQRLTLNRLYDGGLVALDRGSSAFTKSHMTGFIRDYLVMIFGFMIILLGVLLFSTDAFNVNLTNVAPAGIYEVILALVMVISAVTILFVKSRLAAIIALGAVGYSMSLFFVLFRAPDLALTQLVIETVSVALFLLCFYHLPELSKKMDRLRFKVTNFIISLGVGLIVIFIGLSVNSSKLFESISSYFEAASYKEAGGKNMVNVILVDFRGFDTLFEIAVLTIAAFGIYAMIKLRLADKKGGVKGESK from the coding sequence TTGTCACTGATTCATTTAGTGATTTTATCGCCTTTCTTGTTGGCGATTCTTGTGCCCTTTGCGCATAAGTATTTCAAAAGCATACATACAGGGTGGTTTGTATTCGTATTGCCACTCGTTTTGTTCATTTACTTTCTCCAATTTTTAAGCACCACCATGAACGGGGAAACATACACAAGCACCATGAAATGGATTCCTTCCATTGGGATAGATTTCGTTGTTTACCTGGATGGACTAGGACTGCTCTTTGCCCTGCTAATAACAGGTATCGGTGCGTTGGTCGTTCTTTACTCCATTTATTATCTATCTAAAGAAAAAGAAGCATTAAATACGTTTTATGTTTACTTACTCATGTTTATGGGTGCGATGCTTGGGGTTGTACTTTCGGACAACCTACTTGTTATGTATTCCTTCTGGGAGTTGACTAGTATTTCTTCCTTCCTGTTGATCAGTTACTGGTATCATCGCGAAAAATCTCGCTACGGTGCACAGAAGTCTATGTTGATCACAGTGTTTGGTGGATTGGCAATGCTCGCTGGAATCATCCTCTTATATTTGATGACTGGATCGTTCAGCATTCGAGAAAACATCGCGAATGTGGATGTAATCACCAGTCATGAACTATTTGTACCGGCACTTCTTTTATTTTTGCTTGGTGCCTTCACAAAATCAGCTCAATTCCCATTTCACATCTGGTTGCCGGACGCAATGGAAGCCCCGACACCTGTCAGTGCATACCTTCACTCCGCAACCATGGTTAAGGCGGGTATCTATCTTGTAGCTCGTATGAGTCCTGTCTTCGCAGGTGCGCCGGAATGGTTCTGGCTTGTATCAGGATTCGGTATTGTGACATTGTTCTGGGGATCATTCTCTGCCGTTAAACAAACGGATTTGAAAGCAATTTTGGCTTTCTCTACTGTCAGTCAACTTGGTCTGATTATGTCCTTGCTGGGTATCGGTAGTGCAGCAGCACATTATGATTACATTGGAGAGAATGCTTATACGATTGCAACCCTTGCAGCGGTATTCCATTTAATCAACCATGCAACCTTTAAAGGAAGCTTGTTCATGGTTGTCGGAATTGTCGATCACGAAACAGGAACTCGTGATATACGAAAGCTTGGCGGGTTGATGAACTTAATGCCTATTACTTTTACTCTGGCAATAATCGGAGCATTCTCGATGGCTGGTTTACCTCCTTTTAACGGATTCTTGAGTAAAGAGATGTTCTTTACCGGGATGTTGCAAGCAACAGAGATAAGTGCTTGGAATATGGAAACTCTCGGTATGATTTTCCCAGTGCTTGCCTGGGTTGCAAGTGTATTCACATTTATTTATAGCATGGTTCTAGTTTTCAAGACTTTTACAGGGAAATACCAGCCTGAGAAGTTGGATAAAAAGCCGCATGAAGCACCGATTGGCATGCTTATTCCGCCAATCATCCTGGCTTCATTAGTCGTTATTTTCGGTTTCTTCCCAATGTTGTTAAAAGGGGTTATCGAGCCTGCACTATATTCCATTCTTCCATCAAATGTTCTATCTGTAGAAGTGAAAATTTATCATTGGCACGGCTTTAATACAGAGCTGTTCATGACAATTGGAGTAATTCTTGTAGGGGTTCTTCTCTACCTTACAGTGGCAAAATGGGGAAAAATTTACGACTGGTTCCCACAAAGGCTTACACTTAACAGATTGTATGATGGTGGGTTAGTAGCATTGGATAGGGGTTCTTCTGCCTTTACCAAATCACATATGACAGGCTTTATTCGTGACTACCTTGTTATGATTTTTGGATTCATGATTATATTGCTTGGAGTTCTGCTGTTTTCCACCGATGCATTTAATGTGAATCTGACAAATGTGGCGCCTGCAGGAATTTATGAAGTAATTTTAGCACTTGTTATGGTCATTTCAGCGGTAACCATTCTATTTGTAAAATCTAGACTGGCAGCTATCATTGCACTTGGTGCAGTCGGATATTCTATGTCCCTGTTTTTCGTATTGTTTAGAGCACCGGATTTGGCATTAACTCAATTAGTTATTGAAACAGTCTCGGTAGCGTTGTTCTTGTTGTGTTTCTATCACCTTCCAGAGCTATCAAAGAAGATGGACAGACTTCGCTTTAAAGTGACGAATTTCATCATTTCACTAGGTGTTGGTCTTATAGTCATCTTTATCGGTCTTTCCGTTAACAGCTCAAAGTTGTTCGAATCAATATCCAGTTATTTTGAAGCAGCTTCTTATAAAGAGGCTGGCGGAAAAAACATGGTTAACGTAATACTGGTTGATTTCCGTGGCTTTGATACATTATTTGAAATTGCCGTACTTACCATAGCCGCTTTTGGTATTTACGCGATGATTAAGCTAAGACTTGCAGATAAGAAGGGAGGAGTAAAAGGTGAAAGTAAATGA
- a CDS encoding Na(+)/H(+) antiporter subunit B, protein MKVNDLILQTTTTLLTFIILIFSVYLFFAGHYTPGGGFIGGLMTSAALVLLLLAFDKKTVQKALPFNYLSIAAVGLMISIITGVIALFFDVPFLTHTFGYVELPLLGETALTSTLPFDLGVYLVVVGIAMTIIQTIGESE, encoded by the coding sequence GTGAAAGTAAATGATTTAATCTTACAAACCACCACTACCCTTTTAACGTTTATCATCTTAATCTTCTCTGTCTATCTTTTCTTTGCTGGACACTACACACCAGGCGGAGGATTTATCGGCGGGTTGATGACATCTGCTGCTCTGGTGTTGCTTTTACTTGCTTTTGACAAAAAAACCGTACAAAAAGCACTACCATTCAACTATCTATCGATTGCAGCGGTGGGATTAATGATATCCATCATTACAGGGGTCATTGCTCTTTTCTTTGATGTACCTTTTCTAACCCATACCTTTGGTTATGTGGAGTTGCCCTTACTTGGTGAAACCGCATTAACTTCTACTTTACCATTTGATTTGGGTGTTTATTTAGTAGTAGTAGGGATTGCAATGACCATTATTCAAACGATAGGAGAGAGTGAATAA
- a CDS encoding Na(+)/H(+) antiporter subunit C — protein sequence MEIIMTIVAGVLIATATYLMLSRSILRIIIGTALLSHGAHLLLLTMGGLKRGAAPLLGQEADAYTDPLPQALILTAIVIAFGVTSFLLVLAYRAYQELKTDDMDQLRGNENHE from the coding sequence ATGGAGATTATTATGACGATCGTAGCGGGTGTATTAATTGCAACCGCTACTTACCTAATGTTATCCCGAAGCATTTTACGGATTATTATCGGAACAGCACTATTATCCCACGGAGCCCATTTGTTGTTATTGACCATGGGGGGATTAAAAAGAGGGGCTGCACCTTTACTTGGCCAAGAAGCAGATGCATATACCGACCCGTTGCCTCAAGCTTTAATATTAACGGCAATCGTTATTGCATTCGGTGTCACTTCCTTTTTATTAGTTCTTGCCTATAGGGCTTACCAAGAACTAAAAACAGATGATATGGATCAATTAAGGGGAAATGAAAATCATGAATAA
- a CDS encoding Na+/H+ antiporter subunit D → MNNLVILPILIPLITATLLLLIPKKVKLQKVISVISLTATTIAAMVLVHTVYLNGIQTLEIGSWRPPFGIVLVADMFAALLVLTGVIVSFTCVLFSFRNIGKDRENFFFYAFTQFLITGVMGAFLTGDLFNLFVFFEVMLMSSYALIVLGGTRIQLRESIKYLLVNIISSALFVIALAYLYGLVGTLNMADVSSKIAQSGQTDIVTVVAILFLIVFGLKGGIFPLYFWLPGSYQAPPYAITAIFGALLTKVGVYSIYRIFTLIFYHEPQITHQIIAALAIITILIGAIGAIAYWDVKKILIYNIVTAVGVIIYGISIATETGYAGGIYYLVHDMVIKGALFLLAGAMFTITGTDNIKKMGGLIKRHPLLGWMFFTACLALAGIPPLSGFVGKILLAQGGLEQEHYIFVGVMLFSSLLVLYSVMKIFMNCFFREEVLSPKEEKGTTKGLVYPSVILIALSAFLGLGAEFVYPYVFEAAETLMDPSIYIQAVLKE, encoded by the coding sequence ATGAATAACTTAGTAATATTGCCGATACTGATCCCTTTAATCACCGCAACACTATTATTGCTCATACCTAAAAAGGTAAAGCTTCAAAAAGTGATCAGCGTCATTTCGTTAACGGCTACAACCATTGCAGCAATGGTTCTTGTCCATACTGTATATCTTAATGGCATTCAAACATTGGAAATTGGAAGTTGGAGGCCGCCCTTTGGGATCGTGCTCGTAGCAGACATGTTTGCCGCTCTCCTTGTACTAACTGGTGTGATTGTGAGTTTCACTTGCGTCCTATTCTCCTTTCGCAATATTGGGAAGGACAGAGAGAACTTTTTCTTCTATGCATTTACACAATTTTTGATCACAGGGGTTATGGGCGCATTTCTTACAGGCGACCTGTTCAACCTATTCGTATTCTTCGAGGTTATGCTAATGTCCTCCTATGCATTGATAGTGCTTGGAGGTACTAGAATTCAACTTAGAGAGTCTATCAAGTATCTATTGGTTAACATTATTTCCTCTGCTTTATTCGTTATAGCATTAGCTTATTTGTACGGATTAGTAGGGACACTGAATATGGCAGATGTGTCAAGTAAGATTGCACAATCCGGTCAAACGGACATAGTGACAGTAGTGGCAATTCTGTTCTTAATTGTATTTGGATTAAAAGGTGGAATATTCCCGTTATACTTCTGGCTGCCTGGTTCCTACCAAGCTCCACCATATGCCATTACAGCCATTTTTGGGGCTTTGTTAACAAAAGTCGGTGTGTATTCCATCTATAGAATATTCACGTTGATTTTTTATCACGAGCCGCAAATCACTCATCAAATTATTGCTGCTTTAGCCATCATCACCATCCTTATTGGTGCTATCGGAGCAATCGCTTATTGGGACGTTAAGAAAATATTGATTTATAATATTGTTACAGCAGTTGGAGTGATCATTTACGGAATCTCCATTGCTACTGAAACCGGTTATGCAGGCGGAATTTATTATCTTGTTCATGATATGGTCATAAAAGGCGCTCTGTTTTTATTGGCAGGAGCGATGTTTACCATTACAGGGACTGATAATATAAAGAAAATGGGTGGATTGATTAAACGTCACCCACTATTGGGATGGATGTTCTTCACCGCATGCCTGGCGCTTGCCGGAATTCCTCCTCTAAGCGGTTTTGTTGGGAAAATTCTACTAGCTCAAGGCGGTTTAGAACAGGAACATTATATATTCGTAGGAGTCATGCTTTTCAGTAGTTTGCTGGTATTGTATTCCGTAATGAAAATATTCATGAACTGTTTCTTTAGGGAAGAAGTATTAAGTCCAAAAGAAGAAAAAGGTACAACCAAGGGCCTTGTTTATCCTTCGGTCATTTTAATCGCACTCTCTGCTTTCCTTGGTCTAGGAGCAGAATTCGTATATCCATACGTTTTTGAGGCGGCAGAAACATTGATGGATCCATCCATCTATATCCAAGCAGTTTTAAAGGAGTAG
- a CDS encoding Na+/H+ antiporter subunit E — MAFQILINVVIAFSWMFLKNQWAFPDFIIGYFWGLVILFLMRRFLPGRFYFERVLAAGRLFFLFLRELVLANVQVIRDILRPKLKIEPGIFAMPTELKSEWEITLLSLLITLTPGTLVMDISDDNKILYIHAMNIPDADQAVAEIKNTFEKAIMEVTR; from the coding sequence ATGGCTTTTCAAATTTTGATAAATGTAGTAATTGCATTCAGTTGGATGTTTCTTAAAAATCAATGGGCCTTCCCCGACTTCATCATTGGATACTTTTGGGGGCTTGTTATCTTATTTTTAATGAGAAGGTTTCTTCCCGGCAGGTTTTATTTTGAACGGGTGCTGGCAGCCGGAAGACTATTTTTCCTGTTTTTGCGGGAACTCGTTCTTGCAAACGTACAAGTAATTCGTGATATTCTGCGTCCTAAACTAAAAATAGAACCGGGAATTTTCGCCATGCCGACAGAGCTGAAAAGCGAATGGGAAATCACGTTGCTCTCTCTATTAATAACTTTAACTCCCGGTACATTAGTAATGGATATTTCTGATGATAATAAGATTCTTTATATCCATGCCATGAATATCCCAGATGCAGATCAGGCAGTGGCAGAGATAAAAAACACCTTTGAAAAAGCGATCATGGAGGTGACCCGTTAA
- a CDS encoding Na(+)/H(+) antiporter subunit F1, producing MIESTFDLLLSISLIIISIATLGLVYRVIKGPSVPDRVMALDSIGINLIAITAITSIMLRTDAFLEVILLIGVIAFVGTVAFSKFLQKGEIIEYDRDN from the coding sequence ATGATTGAAAGCACATTTGACTTATTGCTATCCATCAGCTTAATTATCATCTCCATCGCAACTTTAGGACTGGTATATCGGGTTATCAAAGGTCCTTCCGTACCGGACCGTGTAATGGCATTAGATTCTATTGGAATCAACCTAATTGCCATTACAGCCATCACCTCCATCATGTTAAGAACAGATGCCTTCTTAGAAGTTATCCTTCTAATCGGGGTCATTGCTTTTGTAGGTACCGTTGCGTTTTCTAAATTTCTGCAAAAAGGAGAGATAATTGAGTATGACAGAGACAATTAA
- the mnhG gene encoding monovalent cation/H(+) antiporter subunit G translates to MTETINIFIGVVVLLGSLLSLVTTIGLIRLPDVYTRSHAASKSATLGVLLILVGALLYFWFADNYFSARLVLGIVFVFITAPVAGHLISRAAYYTDVPLWGKTVQDDLKTKERPKTKKEVENRQKVHTEA, encoded by the coding sequence ATGACAGAGACAATTAACATATTCATTGGCGTTGTCGTACTGCTAGGTTCTCTTCTTAGCTTAGTAACGACCATTGGCTTGATTAGACTGCCAGATGTTTATACACGCAGTCACGCAGCCTCCAAGAGCGCCACGCTTGGTGTCTTGTTGATTCTAGTTGGTGCTTTACTATATTTCTGGTTTGCAGACAATTATTTTAGTGCACGCTTGGTACTTGGAATAGTGTTTGTCTTTATTACAGCCCCTGTTGCAGGTCATCTCATATCAAGAGCAGCCTATTACACAGACGTCCCTCTTTGGGGAAAGACAGTTCAGGATGATTTAAAGACAAAAGAACGCCCTAAAACAAAAAAAGAAGTAGAAAATAGACAAAAGGTCCATACTGAGGCATAA